In Xyrauchen texanus isolate HMW12.3.18 chromosome 35, RBS_HiC_50CHRs, whole genome shotgun sequence, one DNA window encodes the following:
- the LOC127628872 gene encoding CCN family member 2-like — protein MMENIQRDRNKLIAWALLFYLGSQVSCQQCGGPCQCQDSVPLCPEGVPLILDGCQCCQVCARQQGESCSEVLLCDSQRGLQCDYSASFPGEPGDCVSKTELGCEFEGVSYQEGQVFQPSCALQCHCSGGGVTCVPRCREDVYLPTPGCPHPRRVLPPGKCCKEWVCENMDNTVLQDAQIASRPVQSLPAHIGHQIRPSSNCIDQSSEWSACSQTCGSGISTRVSNQNPVCHLEMQMRLCMVRPCQSFPLRTPNWSRRKCQPSYRSATPVRLFHQGCYSTKLYRPRYCGLCTDNRCCTPYHTGTALVTFRCPGGRLINQAVMSINSCVCHYNCPYSSAGAYRGTAFWG, from the exons ATGATGGAGAATATACAGAGAGATAGAAACAAACTGATTGCATGGGCACTGCTGTTCTACCTGGGCTCACAG GTGTCCTGTCAGCAATGTGGTGGTCCATGCCAGTGCCAAGACTCTGTACCATTGTGCCCAGAGGGTGTTCCTCTAATCCTCGATGGGTGCCAATGCTGCCAGGTGTGTGCCCGCCAGCAGGGCGAGTCCTGCAGTGAGGTGTTACTGTGTGACAGTCAGCGTGGCCTCCAATGTGACTACAGCGCCAGCTTCCCTGGTGAACCAGGAGATTGTGTCA GTAAGACGGAATTGGGCTGTGAGTTTGAAGGAGTCTCTTACCAGGAAGGCCAGGTATTTCAGCCATCATGTGCTCTTCAATGTCACTGCTCGGGTGGAGGGGTGACCTGTGTGCCCCGGTGCAGGGAGGATGTTTACCTACCTACCCCAGGCTGCCCTCACCCTCGGCGGGTTCTGCCACCCGGAAAGTGCTGTAAGGAGTGGGTGTGTGAAAATATGGACAACACAGTGCTTCAGGATGCTCAAATTG CTTCAAGACCTGTCCAATCTTTGCCTGCACACATTGGACACCAAATCAGGCCTAGTTCAAACTGCATAGACCAGAGCTCAGAGTGGAGTGCTTGCTCACAAACCTGTGGGTCTGGGATATCCACTCGGGTGTCCAATCAAAATCCAGTCTGCCATCTTGAGATGCAGATGCGCTTGTGTATGGTCCGACCTTGCCAGTCTTTTCCCCTCAGAACTCCAAAT TGGTCAAGGAGGAAATGTCAACCCAGCTACAGGTCAGCGACCCCTGTGCGGCTTTTTCACCAGGGCTGCTATAGTACCAAATTGTACAGACCCCGTTATTGCGGCCTATGTACAGACAACCGTTGTTGCACTCCTTACCACACTGGCACAGCACTGGTCACTTTCCGTTGCCCTGGAGGGAGACTGATCAATCAAGCTGTCATGAGCATCAACTCCTGTGTCTGCCATTACAACTGCCCCTATTCATCTGCAGGGGCATATAGAGGAACAGCCTTCTGGGGTTAG
- the LOC127628426 gene encoding P2Y purinoceptor 1-like, with product MMWNNTCKSVNKDFTHIFLPTVYVAVFTLGLIGNCFGLKSVYDNWRKIGNVNIFVLNLCLADILYLFTLPFLMAYYAYKSEWIFGDVFCKIVRFCFFINLYSSIGFLTCISVYRYLGIVHPLRVKGRITTRHSVMIVFLVWIWVFLQCLPDMFFVKTSSNKATCFDTTSNQYLKDYLKYSIGRAVVGFWIPLLIMLCCYGHVAFTLMAKKDTDVILKLRCLRLVVILTLLFSICFIPYHIFRNINLVTRISKLEGTCQRWYSNAYIANQVGNGLACMNSAINPLVYLFNSDELLMKCFIKCGRTRQSAAVSLAEESPI from the coding sequence atgatgtggAACAATACCTGTAAATCAGTCAATAAGGACTTTACACACATATTTTTACCCACAGTATATGTGGCTGTTTTTACCCTAGGACTTATTGGCAACTGTTTTGGGCTGAAATCTGTGTATGATAACTGGAGAAAAATAGGTAATGTAAATATCTTTGTCCTAAACCTATGCCTGGCGGACATTTTGTACCTGTTCACTTTGCCTTTTTTGATGGCTTACTATGCATACAAGAGTGAATGGATATTTGGAGATGTTTTCTGCAAGATTGTACGATTCTGTTTCTTTATCAACCTATACAGCAGTATTGGCTTCCTCACGTGCATCAGTGTTTACAGGTATCTTGGCATTGTCCACCCTTTGAGAGTTAAAGGCAGAATTACCACAAGACACTCTGTGATGATTGTTTTCCTGGTTTGGATTTGGGTTTTTCTTCAATGTCTGCCTGACATGTTCTTTGTAAAAACCTCCAGTAACAAAGCAACATGTTTTGACACAACTTCAAACCAATATTTAAAGGATTACCTGAAGTACAGCATTGGAAGGGCCGTTGTTGGATTTTGGATCCCTTTGCTAATAATGCTTTGCTGCTATGGACATGTAGCTTTCACTCTGATGGCAAAGAAAGACACAGACGTCATCTTAAAGTTGAGATGCCTTAGGCTGGTTGTGATCCTGACCTTGCTGTTCTCCATTTGTTTCATTCCCTATCATATTTTTAGAAATATCAACCTGGTAACTCGGATCTCCAAGTTGGAGGGCACATGTCAGAGATGGTATTCCAATGCTTACATTGCAAACCAGGTTGGTAATGGGTTGGCATGTATGAATAGTGCAATCAACCCACTGGTTTATCTCTTTAACAGCGATGAACTGCTGATGAAATGTTTTATAAAGTGTGGACGAACCCGCCAATCTGCTGCTGTCTCCCTTGCGGAGGAGTCACCCATATAA